ATTTTAGCAGCATCATTGGGTCCAAGTAGTTTTGGTGTTGTGTCGGTTCTGTATGAGGGTTgatttcaaaatatttattaaatgcgCACTGATGCAATTTCCTATTGTGTGTAGCATCTTCTAAATGTTTGAACCTTGTTTCTTCAACATTATATCACGAAAGTAGAGCTGAACTAGAACTTAGAAGAGGTTTTACAAACTCTTTGTTTCATCTTCTAAGAAATTTGGTCATAATGTCATTTCATTTCGCGTTGTTTAATTTTTCTGCCAAGGAAGTGCAGTTCAAAAATGCTATCATGTCTCATTCACTATAACGGAGAATGCGAAACCTGTTAGCCTTGTTACAACCAAAAGTTAAACGGTGATTTGAGAATCTCTATTAACTAATTATCTTTTTTCCTTCACCTTTTCAGTGAAGCTTGCTAATCTTGTTTACACGCGTTGATGTTTAGACCTTTTTAGTTTTTCGATATGCTCACTACGAACTCTCTTCAATCATTGTAGGTGATCAGCTCTTTATTGCCTGATATGTCAAAGCAAGAGCCATTGCATGTTGAAAATGTTCCTGATCCTCTTGCGGGAGAACAGGTTGGTGATTACACTCTTGATCGTCTCTTTGCTCTCTCCCCCGTTTGTGTACAATGTGTAACCTGTTGAATAGGTTTCTCTCGTTTTATTAAAACTaaagtctgaaaattttggttttAAAAACTGGCAATCTTGAAGAATTTAGTTGTTTTCTTGTAATTTGTCTgatgttagaatatatatatatttttttttgtgtgactCATTGGCGTTAATAGCCTAATTGATTGGATTATGATTGCCCCTTTCAAAGTTGAAGACATAGGTTCGTTGAAGCCTGATAGATGTGGTTtattcaattttcatattggttATTTATTGTTGATGTGAGTGTTCATGAGCTCGAAAGATCCATTCTTTCCATGTTGAGATATAGATACTaggaattttttaatttgttgacaCTTTTCTTGGCTCTATTAGTTAACAATGCAAGATACACATGCATAATTTATGTGAGATCTATATTTATGTGTACTGTGGCAGTTTAGCATGCTATTTGCCCTTCGGTTGCTGCATCAACTGTTTGTACCTAGAGATACAATTGTTCATTCTAGTTTTGAGTTTGTTTTGGCATTTCGGCTTCATGATTTTGTATCTTCTATTAGACGTGGCCAACGGAGGCAGAAATGGCAGAGGCAGAGGAAAATTTGAagcaaaagaaattgaagaggaGGAAACTTCCACATGGTACTTCTGAATATCAGGTTTGTCTAaattttttgtagttttgtttttcttttctctATCATATTCCctagaatgtttttttttttagatttggtAATAATCTTTTTTGCTTTTAACACATTTTGATTCTTCAGGCTGCTTGGATTTTGGATGAATGTGAGGATGATGTTGGAAGCAGTGATGAGTCAAATGATGGCATGGTCTTGGATGAGGTTGAAAATGGGGTTGCTTCTAATGAGGTTTCTAAGGATTTTGATTTCAATGAAGATGAAGGTTCTGTGGATTTAGGACAATCTGATGGAGAAACAGAGGCTGATTCAGTGATGGTGGTGAGTATAGCCGGCATCGATAGTCGAGTAGTCTTTATGTAGACTTGGGTGGCTTGTGTACATTTTTGCATGTCTAGCTGTTTAAATGCTTTGTCTGTACAAAGTACTTTGTTCCTTGAATTTGCCAACGTGTGATGTTGCATATCACTTGTGACTTGTGTTCTCTTGTTGGACTTGGGCTTCCAAGTATCTATTTCAGCTGTTAGATCCAAAATTCCCATGTTTTTTTTGCCTAAATGAAGGCTGTGATGTCCATAACCCATGTCACATTTATGAGGATTTATGTGGTTATAATTAGAGagaattttaaaagtttaataaAATAGGCGATAAGTAAAATATAAGATCAAAACTAATTTTTCTATTCCCGTATTGTATGCTTTGGTTTTCGCTACTCATGTTTCCCAACACTTGCTCATCATTGTCAAGAAATTGATTCCATGGAAATGTTCTCCGCCAAAACCAAACACCCCATTGGTTAACTTGCTTTGTCCTGACTAGAATAGAGAACACCCCTCTCTCTATAAGGAAGAAATTcatttgtttgaattttaaaaatggAAAACACTGCCACAAGGATTATTATAAGTTCCAAAATGTTGTGTTTCATGCCTAGCTTTTGGCTGGCCAGCTCAACAGGGGTTGTGGCATTTTTATGCAATCTATTTTATTGTGGGAagttgttttttatttgttaattaatattttctGCTTATAATTGTTTCCGCCTTTTCACTTGTTTTTATATACTTATTCTTGTCTTATTGGTTTTCTGAAAACCatactcattttctttataGGATGGAGAAATGACTAGGGATCAAATAGAAGATGAGATTAGAAGATTAAAAGATGCTCATGCAGAAGATGAgggtaattttaattatagctACAAATATTTTCTCTATTTAGGCCCaaagtatatattatcttttggtttatataaataaactttttagaatttaaaatcatgctTATATAGTTGTGAACGAATTGGGTGGGCATGTTGATATAATACCAATCTTTTCCCCCACTTAAGAGTTCAAAATTacttttcttaaatatttttaagatgtgacatttttattaatttcacaACAATGCCAATGCCTCAATTTCAATAATACGGGTTTGACTACTTCAACCAAAACAAATGAGTGCTGGAAATTGTCGCTAACAATGATTATTTGGTCCCATTTGATACCTTACCATTTCTTTTACTTGTACCTGGCCAAGTACAATTTTACACACATTAAGATAGTGGCAAAAAGGATGACTTGTTCCATTATCTCCTTTGTTTATGATGACATTAAAATGATGAGGATTTAAGAAAGAAATTAAAGTTTATAAGTGAAAAACGTCATTAGTTTTGTTTTGTATTAGGGAAAAGGATATAATGTTTTAATATTGCTTTTGTTTATAAAGACATTAGGAGCAAATGGTGGggcttataaataaaataacataattaataagTGTTTTTTCCCTTAAAAAGGGATGAGTGTAATTAATAGAAAAATGTCTTAAAAGAAAAATGGTGCAAGTAAAACCTTAAGagaaaatactaataattacaTTAGCCCAAACTACTTTTATTGTTTCAAACATGTTGTAATAAACATTCTGCTTTATACCCACTAACTTTTCTGTGTAGATTCACTGGAATGTATTGTTTCTCTATAAAacatttgattttaattatgtTGGCCTTGAGTTTTGTGATTTATGACATGGTTAGAAGGTTATATATCTCGAATATAATTGATGTATAGctgtttttagatttttttactTAAGAAATAATATGCCTTTTAGAGTGGCTGATGCTTTAATATAGGTTGTATTTGGCTAGATGAATTCCATTATATATATAGTGCCTTATGGATTACTTGTATTAATAAAAGAATTCAAATTTTCAGAATATCCAGATGAAGTTGATACTCCGTTAGATGTGCCAGCTAGAAAGCGTTTTGCCAAGTACAGAGGCCTGAAGTCCTTTCGAACTTCTTCTTGGGATCCTAAGGTGAGACTTCTGTAACTCTTAAAATGGGTAGTACTCATAGTGTCCTCGTTGGAGGCTTGAATAACCTTTCTACCTCTCTCTCCGAGTAGGAATCTTTGCCACCAGATTATGCTAGAATATTTGCCTTCGATAATTTTGCAAGAACTAGAAAACATGTGCTCGCAAAAGCCTTGGAACGGGACGAGAGTAAGGATGACTCTGTATCAGCTGGAAAATATGCAAGGCTTTATATCAAAGAAGTGCCACATGATGTTGCTTCAAATTTATGTTTGCACGCCAAAAAATTACCCATAATAACATGTGGACTCTTGCAACATGAGTCAAAGATGTCCGTCCTTCACTTTAGGTATTTAGTTCTCATGAATTCTTTGTTTTCTATGATAATATTGCTGATTTGAGGCTAATATATAGTCATTTAATTTCGTCATGAACAGGATTAAAAAGCATGACAGTTACCATGAACCAATCAAAGGAAAAGAGGAACTTATATTTCATGTTGGCTTTCGTCAGTTTGTTGCGAGGCAAGTATAATTAGAAAATAGttgcataattttttattgttcaattgTGAACTTGTCATGATATTGAGGGTATTTGCTTGCTATATGAAGGCCAATATATTCAAGTGATAACACTGATACAGACAAGCACAAGATGGAGAGGTTCCTCCATGCAGGACGTTTTTCTGTTGCTTCGATATATGCGCCGATATCCTTTCCACCACTTTATGTGGTTGCGATGAAAAAAGCTGTTGACATAGACGCACCTGCTTTGGCTGCTGTTGGTAGTTTGATAAGCGTTGATCCAGATAGGATAATTCtgaagaaaattattttaaccGGGTATATTTCTTCACTTTACTTTCAGATATCACTAGTATACAGTTTACAAGAAATGGTCAATTGGAAACAATCTCTCAGTTTCTTTGTTgttacaagggtaaggttagGTTGCGTACATATGCGACCCTCTTACCCTATAACCATATACGACCCGTTTGGTTGTTGGTTCTAAATGGTGATAAATTGTTAATGGGATGATCCGtggtgtaaattttcataaaaagtACAGTGTCGTTTACATGGTGATGAAATTTTGATTATAGAAAAGaatttttgttcacaattttctaTTACTACCTAATATCACCTCTTCTAATGATAATGTtttggaattatttttttttgagaaaataaGTGGATTGAAGTAGAAAATCATGATTATCAAACTTGTCAAGATATTTTGCTATTAAGATTACACCAAGTTTGCATTATCATTTTCACTATTTAGTACCGTTAAATAAACAGATCATTAATGATATTGAAGTAATAAAATTGTTCTCTGACATTTAatatccaattttttttatttatgtaatttggATGTTAATCTCCCCTTTTTATTGAAAGTATTAATGCAAGTATTTTATCAATTCTTCCGTGCTTCTCCTCCCTATCAAAGAATTGTAGCATTTTCATAGAGTAGTTCAATTGTGGTAAAGTAGTTTAATTGTGGAGCAGTTTTATGTTACTCTAACTTCGAAACACTTTATCATATATATGCAGTTTATGTTACTCTAACTTCGAAACACTTATGATTTTAATAAAATGGACTCTATATTCATTTTTACTTTGGTGAATCAAAAAGTCTGCTTACGAGGGTACATTTAAGCTTTTAAATTCTGAATCTGGTGTTTTGGAGCTAGTTGTTGCATTCAAAATCTTTATTAGAACCTTCTGAGCTTCAGGAAACTGCCCTCTAATGATGTCCCTGTTCTGTAAATGTTGATTTATATCTTTGTAAAAGGATGCACTTTCTATGGCTAATGGATGATGTGACCTTGTAGTACTTGGTATTGTACCCTTTTGACTTTGAATACTTGTTTTAGGTATGCACATATATTATCTATTTCCTTTTGTAAATGTGTTCGCTTTTTTTAGAATTACGACAACAATTAATTTGAGCTGTTCTATCTGACATTGTTTTCACTTTATTTCCACTTGTTTGAATCTTTTTTCATGCAGTTATCCCCAACGAGTTTCAAAAGTTAAAGCAACTGTTAGATATATGTTCCATAGCCCGGAAGATGTAAGATGGTTCAAGGTATGGGTAGCTTGTTTGTTTAACCGTGAACTGTTCTTTTTCCAATTTGTACTCCTTTTTATGATTGGTGGAGATGCTCGTGGGACAGGGGGCTCTAAGTGCTCTAAAAtctcattattttttatatctaCTTGGTTGCTTGGTTGGTTGAGCCATTCAAGTTTTTGTATGCTGCAGCCTGTAGAAGTGTGGTCTAAATGCGGACGTCGTGGCCGCATAAAGGAGCCTGTTGGTACACATGGTATGTTCCCCCTTATCTGTTCTCATCTGGAACTAGTGTTtacgtttcttttttttttttttttttgtataaattgatgttcttgttcttatttgttttactcatatttttttcttcacCATTTACTAGGAACATTTAAGTGATCACTCTGAGTCTCCTTTCTTAATTAGTATAGTAGATTTCTGTAGTGATGAACCCTAACCTACTGAACTTAGCTTTCATAATGGATATACTAAAATAGTGCGCAACCACTGAGAGATGATCTTAGAGTTTAATGGACATGTTTAAATGGAAAATGAGTTCGGTTTGCCTAAAAAACATTTTCTGTGGGCTGCAAAACGCGACTACGTGCTTTTAATAGGCTTTATTTCCATTGGCACAATCTTCCTGTTTTTTTAGCAGGTAAATAACTAAAACAAGCTTCAATCGAGTATTttcaaagaagaaaaagaaaaagaaataaaccaTAAGTGATTATCCATACCCTCCAATtgtctttatatttttaaagaaaaagaaaaagaaataatacatGAGTGATTATCCATTCCCTCCAATTgtctatatatttttaataaattaataggaGTTAACATGCTGGGCGTACTTTTTCGTGTCTATCATCCCATTTATCATATGAATGGGCCGGCTTGACACTGTCCCTCTTGTTTTGATGGCTGACTGGGTTGGGCCTGATGGACAAACCCTTCTATTAACAGCTTGCTGAAACTGTCTATTCCGCCATTTTTTGTTAACATTGTCATAGTAGGAGGCCACTAACTTGGTTCCTCTTATATTGCAGGGGCAATGAAATGTCTCTTTAATGGAGTCCTTCAGCAGCACGACACTGTGTGCATGAGCTTGTTCAAACGTGCTTACCCTAAATGGCCCGAGCACAAATTCCCGCTGTCCAATTGTTGAAATGATGGAATTGGGGGTTCATAATAGCTGATTCTCAAATGTAGCGCAGGATACAACTCACTGCTGCTGTGATCGGGAATGAAGCGTTGGTTCAGAGTAATTCTTTGTAGATTTACTATTTGGCATCggttatgttatttttttgtacaattctatatatatacatgtattacATGCGCCAATTGGTTTCCGGTGCATGAAATTTTGCCATGTTTGTCAATATTTATAGCTTGATAGGCTCTTGCATCAATTTGTGAATTAAGTGAGATTTGAAACTGATAATTAAAAATGGCGTGAGTCAAGGTTATGTCTCATGTCATTCCAGTTTATATGATCTTTTgccaattttttatttattatttacgaAAGGAAAAAATGTCTTAGACCCAAATATACATTAATATCTCTCgacaagtttaatggtcatgTTTATTCTCTTTCaacattttcatttattttaataagtatCATTGCAGTacattaccatttgaaaatgTAGACTATGTGGTATTACGTGGTAATAGAAAAGTATCGATAAAAAACTTtgtttatcaaatttttattactatgggaatgacatgatacatatcatgaaattttcattataaatcatttcTATTCCTATCTATTATTACCAAACgggtcattaaaaaattaagttggaGATGATTAAGATAATTTAGAGTTAATTTGAATCCACGATTATGATGACATAAGGTAGTTATCTGTGTGTTTACGATTAGATATGGTTAAGAAAAAATCATATTACATAGatagtttttaataattttgttt
This genomic stretch from Amaranthus tricolor cultivar Red isolate AtriRed21 chromosome 9, ASM2621246v1, whole genome shotgun sequence harbors:
- the LOC130823916 gene encoding uncharacterized protein LOC130823916; protein product: MGGSRAQVNKPHKTRFASKSSRNIHKTPLKEKHQNAKSDRNLSKGARSARIQRNNMIRDQKRTAALNEKRALSGSTSPPRVIVLFGLSAHVDLDSIERDLLKLLPSKCSNEEFPTVVSSEYKMRATVMKAPHGDLSSCMDMAKVADLIAFVASASCEHESSDYIDSFGAQCLSVFKAIGLPSSVVLIRDLPNDLKGRNESKKYCISGLASEFPENCKFYPAETKDDIHKFLYLLKEQRFKTPHWRSQRAYITSQKLEMLDHDPVSGKCTLSVTGYIRSRNLSVNQLVHVSGAGDYQLSKIDILSDPYILNPRKGKDTMDADDVPDLQVISSLLPDMSKQEPLHVENVPDPLAGEQTWPTEAEMAEAEENLKQKKLKRRKLPHGTSEYQAAWILDECEDDVGSSDESNDGMVLDEVENGVASNEVSKDFDFNEDEGSVDLGQSDGETEADSVMVDGEMTRDQIEDEIRRLKDAHAEDEEYPDEVDTPLDVPARKRFAKYRGLKSFRTSSWDPKESLPPDYARIFAFDNFARTRKHVLAKALERDESKDDSVSAGKYARLYIKEVPHDVASNLCLHAKKLPIITCGLLQHESKMSVLHFRIKKHDSYHEPIKGKEELIFHVGFRQFVARPIYSSDNTDTDKHKMERFLHAGRFSVASIYAPISFPPLYVVAMKKAVDIDAPALAAVGSLISVDPDRIILKKIILTGYPQRVSKVKATVRYMFHSPEDVRWFKPVEVWSKCGRRGRIKEPVGTHGAMKCLFNGVLQQHDTVCMSLFKRAYPKWPEHKFPLSNC